A single Tamandua tetradactyla isolate mTamTet1 chromosome X, mTamTet1.pri, whole genome shotgun sequence DNA region contains:
- the APEX2 gene encoding DNA-(apurinic or apyrimidinic site) endonuclease 2 isoform X1 produces the protein MLRVVSWNINGIRSPLQGFVNQEPTNCAAVAMGRILDKLNADIVCFQETKVTRDVLTEPLAIVEGYNSYFSFSRNRSGYSGVATFCKDNATPVAAEEGLSGLLATQNGYVGCYGNMDEFTQEELRALDSEGRALLTQHKIRTCESQERTLTLINVYCPHADPGKPERLAFKMRFYRLLQIRAEALLAAGSHVIILGDLNVAHRPIDHWDALNLECFEEDPGRKWMDNLLSVPGCQAGSHVGPFIDSFRCFQPKQEGAFTCWSAVSGARHLNYGSRLDYVLGDRALVIDSFQDSFLLPEVMGSDHCPVGAVLSVSSVPAKQYPPLCTRFLPEFAGTQLKILHFLVHLKQDAVFGHSALQFGNQTQVQMHQNKAPRVRSTRLRSSQAGSSRGQKNLTSYFQPSSSRLQISADLERPSMPLMGALGTTLTPEEEVTAKVVEAQAKASNTKDEKVVQTLFWKSVLGGPSPMPLCGGHREPCVMRTVKKPGPNLGRHFYMCARPQGPPADPSSRCNFFLWRRPS, from the exons ATGTTGCGTGTAGTGAGCTGGAACATCAATGGGATTCGGAGCCCTCTCCAAGGGTTTGTAAACCAAGAGCCCACCAACTGCGCCGCCGTGGCCATGGGGCGCATTTTGGACAAGCTGAATGCCGACATCGTCTGTTTCCAGGAGACTAAAGTGACCA GGGATGTGCTGACAGAGCCCCTGGCTATTGTTGAGGGCTATAACTCCTATTTCAGCTTCAGCCGCAACCGTAGTGGCTATTCAG GTGTAGCCACCTTCTGTAAAGACAACGCTACTCCAGTGGCTGCTGAAGAAGGCCTGAGTGGCCTGCTTGCCACTCAGAATGGGTATGTGGGTTGCTATGGAAACATGGATGAATTCACCCAAGAGGAGCTTCGGGCTCTGGATAGTGAGGGCCGGGCCCTCCTGACACAGCACAAGATCCG CACATGTGAAAGCCAGGAGAGGACTTTGACACTCATCAATGTATACTGTCCCCATGCGGACCCTGGAAAGCCTGAGCGTCTGGCCTTTAAGATGCGCTTCTATCGCTTGTTGCAGATCCGAGCAGAAGCCCTCTTGGCAGCTGGCAG CCACGTGATAATTCTCGGTGACCTGAACGTAGCCCACCGTCCCATTGACCACTGGGATGCACTCAATCTG gaatgctttgaagaggatCCAGGACGCAAATGGATGGATAACTTGCTCAGTGTCCCAGGGTGCCAGGCTGGGTCCCATGTAGGGCCCTTTATCGATAGCTTCCGGTGCTTCCAACCAAAGCAGGAGGGGGCCTTCACTTGCTGGTCAGCGGTCAGTGGTGCCCGCCATCTCAACTATGGCTCCCGACTTGACTATGTGCTGGGGGACAGGGCGCTGGTCATAGATTCCTTCCAAGATTCCTTCCTGTTGCCTGAGGTGATGGGCTCTGACCACTGCCCTGTGGGTGCAGTCTTGAGTGTATCCTCTGTTCCTGCAAAACAATACCCACCCCTATGTACCCGTTTCCTTCCTGAGTTTGCAGGCACCCAGCTCAAGATCCTTCACTTCCTAGTTCACCTCAAACAAGATGCTGTGTTTGGGCATTCGGCACTGCAGTTTGGCAATCAAACCCAGGTACAGATGCACCAAAACAAAGCCCCCCGTGTGCGTTCAACCAGGCTTCGGTCAAGCCAGGCTGGCTCCAGCAGAGGCCAGAAAAACCTGACGAGCTACTTCCAGCCATCCTCTAGCCGTCTCCAAATCTCTGCAGATTTGGAACGTCCTAGCATGCCACTGATGGGTGCCCTTGGGACCACATTGACCCCAGAGGAGGAGGTGACAGCCAAAGTGGTAGAAGCACAGGCCAAGGCTTCAAACACCAAGGATGAGAAGGTGGTGCAGACCTTATTCTGGAAGTCTGTGTTAGGCGGCCCCTCACCCATGCCCCTCTGTGGGGGCCACAGGGAGCCATGTGTTATGCGTACTGTGAAGAAGCCAGGACCCAACCTGGGTCGCCACTTCTACATGTGTGCCAGGCCCCAGGGTCCTCCTGCTGATCCCTCCTCCCGCTGTAACTTCTTCCTCTGGAGGAGGCCCAGCTGA
- the APEX2 gene encoding DNA-(apurinic or apyrimidinic site) endonuclease 2 isoform X2, with protein MDEFTQEELRALDSEGRALLTQHKIRTCESQERTLTLINVYCPHADPGKPERLAFKMRFYRLLQIRAEALLAAGSHVIILGDLNVAHRPIDHWDALNLECFEEDPGRKWMDNLLSVPGCQAGSHVGPFIDSFRCFQPKQEGAFTCWSAVSGARHLNYGSRLDYVLGDRALVIDSFQDSFLLPEVMGSDHCPVGAVLSVSSVPAKQYPPLCTRFLPEFAGTQLKILHFLVHLKQDAVFGHSALQFGNQTQVQMHQNKAPRVRSTRLRSSQAGSSRGQKNLTSYFQPSSSRLQISADLERPSMPLMGALGTTLTPEEEVTAKVVEAQAKASNTKDEKVVQTLFWKSVLGGPSPMPLCGGHREPCVMRTVKKPGPNLGRHFYMCARPQGPPADPSSRCNFFLWRRPS; from the exons ATGGATGAATTCACCCAAGAGGAGCTTCGGGCTCTGGATAGTGAGGGCCGGGCCCTCCTGACACAGCACAAGATCCG CACATGTGAAAGCCAGGAGAGGACTTTGACACTCATCAATGTATACTGTCCCCATGCGGACCCTGGAAAGCCTGAGCGTCTGGCCTTTAAGATGCGCTTCTATCGCTTGTTGCAGATCCGAGCAGAAGCCCTCTTGGCAGCTGGCAG CCACGTGATAATTCTCGGTGACCTGAACGTAGCCCACCGTCCCATTGACCACTGGGATGCACTCAATCTG gaatgctttgaagaggatCCAGGACGCAAATGGATGGATAACTTGCTCAGTGTCCCAGGGTGCCAGGCTGGGTCCCATGTAGGGCCCTTTATCGATAGCTTCCGGTGCTTCCAACCAAAGCAGGAGGGGGCCTTCACTTGCTGGTCAGCGGTCAGTGGTGCCCGCCATCTCAACTATGGCTCCCGACTTGACTATGTGCTGGGGGACAGGGCGCTGGTCATAGATTCCTTCCAAGATTCCTTCCTGTTGCCTGAGGTGATGGGCTCTGACCACTGCCCTGTGGGTGCAGTCTTGAGTGTATCCTCTGTTCCTGCAAAACAATACCCACCCCTATGTACCCGTTTCCTTCCTGAGTTTGCAGGCACCCAGCTCAAGATCCTTCACTTCCTAGTTCACCTCAAACAAGATGCTGTGTTTGGGCATTCGGCACTGCAGTTTGGCAATCAAACCCAGGTACAGATGCACCAAAACAAAGCCCCCCGTGTGCGTTCAACCAGGCTTCGGTCAAGCCAGGCTGGCTCCAGCAGAGGCCAGAAAAACCTGACGAGCTACTTCCAGCCATCCTCTAGCCGTCTCCAAATCTCTGCAGATTTGGAACGTCCTAGCATGCCACTGATGGGTGCCCTTGGGACCACATTGACCCCAGAGGAGGAGGTGACAGCCAAAGTGGTAGAAGCACAGGCCAAGGCTTCAAACACCAAGGATGAGAAGGTGGTGCAGACCTTATTCTGGAAGTCTGTGTTAGGCGGCCCCTCACCCATGCCCCTCTGTGGGGGCCACAGGGAGCCATGTGTTATGCGTACTGTGAAGAAGCCAGGACCCAACCTGGGTCGCCACTTCTACATGTGTGCCAGGCCCCAGGGTCCTCCTGCTGATCCCTCCTCCCGCTGTAACTTCTTCCTCTGGAGGAGGCCCAGCTGA